Proteins encoded by one window of Oculatellaceae cyanobacterium:
- a CDS encoding COP23 domain-containing protein has product MKLSTLRNLSVLATAISLTLNAAPTFSQTEPDKVTFFCRSMVDITSGENIPTTIAWIPERQGHIRLIGWKSEYFYRWNPQARCQAVTQKMQNLSNQGRLNFLATGAVNNYPVICALASQGQPCDSSNQLFTIKSHDKPDEVLARLLQVFEGTASSLFYQNAGQKSYLSVNSFFRNAPLIETATSSK; this is encoded by the coding sequence ATGAAATTATCGACACTTCGCAATTTATCTGTTTTGGCAACAGCAATTTCTTTAACTTTAAATGCGGCTCCAACTTTTAGCCAAACTGAGCCAGATAAAGTCACATTTTTTTGCCGTTCTATGGTAGATATTACTAGCGGTGAAAATATTCCCACCACAATAGCGTGGATACCTGAACGTCAAGGGCATATTCGTTTAATTGGTTGGAAATCTGAGTATTTTTATCGCTGGAATCCGCAAGCTAGATGCCAAGCTGTTACACAGAAAATGCAGAATTTGTCTAATCAAGGGCGTTTGAATTTTCTGGCAACAGGCGCGGTAAATAATTATCCAGTAATTTGTGCTTTAGCATCTCAGGGACAACCGTGTGATAGCAGCAATCAACTTTTTACTATTAAATCGCACGATAAGCCTGATGAGGTTCTCGCTAGATTATTACAAGTTTTTGAAGGAACAGCTTCGAGTTTATTTTATCAAAATGCTGGACAGAAAAGTTATCTTTCTGTGAATAGTTTTTTCCGTAATGCTCCATTGATTGAAACAGCAACAAGTTCTAAATAA
- a CDS encoding S1C family serine protease: MLTSQRLKQTTAALFTTISLLSVTAIPALLLINTPQARVLAQSAEEKEATRIYQRVNPAVVTIKVGNGHGSGFIVSKDGLIITNAHVLAGAPSVVTVKFFDGKQVPADVIGFAKGGLDLAVLKIARPQNLTTVALGSPKSFKVGNRVYAIGTPLDEDLNNTFTQGSISRLDEKESMIQHTASINPGNSGGPLFNSKGEVIGVNTAGILGDVQDGQGNRIGFAAGTNINLAISLDRIQAFLTAVRQKKLSPVSTLPKDKAPLPPQEIALNGQAVTGYLREGKNVLEDGSYADIYLFKGKADKKVTLQMNSKELNPVLVLYQIKESDGRESYAKLAENDDQAPGNFNAQVVTNLPEDGVYMVLATTSAARESGNYSFRAVANR, translated from the coding sequence ATGCTCACTTCTCAACGGCTCAAACAAACCACCGCAGCACTTTTCACTACCATTAGTTTGCTAAGTGTAACTGCAATACCAGCCTTGCTACTCATTAACACACCACAAGCCCGTGTTTTAGCCCAAAGTGCAGAGGAAAAAGAAGCGACTCGCATATATCAACGAGTTAATCCCGCCGTCGTTACCATCAAAGTCGGCAACGGTCATGGTAGCGGCTTCATTGTCAGCAAAGATGGATTAATTATCACTAACGCCCATGTCCTCGCTGGTGCGCCTAGTGTAGTCACAGTAAAATTTTTTGATGGGAAACAAGTTCCAGCCGATGTAATTGGGTTTGCTAAAGGTGGTTTAGACTTAGCAGTTTTGAAAATTGCTCGACCTCAAAACTTAACCACAGTTGCATTAGGTAGCCCAAAATCATTCAAGGTGGGAAATCGTGTCTATGCAATTGGTACACCACTAGATGAAGATTTAAACAATACCTTTACTCAAGGAAGCATCAGCCGTCTTGATGAAAAAGAAAGCATGATTCAACACACTGCTAGTATTAACCCAGGAAATTCTGGTGGGCCATTATTCAATTCCAAAGGTGAAGTAATCGGAGTCAATACTGCTGGGATATTGGGTGATGTCCAAGATGGACAAGGAAACCGAATTGGTTTTGCAGCAGGTACAAATATAAATCTTGCCATTTCTTTAGATAGAATACAAGCTTTTCTAACAGCAGTACGGCAAAAAAAACTTTCTCCTGTTTCAACTTTACCTAAAGACAAAGCACCGTTACCCCCACAAGAAATAGCATTAAATGGTCAAGCAGTTACGGGGTATTTAAGAGAAGGAAAGAACGTCTTGGAAGATGGTAGCTATGCGGATATTTATCTATTTAAAGGTAAGGCAGATAAAAAAGTTACCTTGCAAATGAATAGCAAAGAATTAAATCCGGTTTTGGTTTTGTATCAAATCAAAGAGTCTGACGGTCGAGAAAGTTATGCTAAATTAGCAGAAAATGATGACCAAGCACCAGGTAATTTTAACGCTCAAGTTGTGACTAATTTACCTGAAGATGGGGTGTATATGGTATTGGCAACTACTTCTGCTGCTAGAGAATCAGGTAATTATAGTTTTCGGGCAGTAGCTAATCGGTGA